Proteins co-encoded in one Flavobacterium sp. M31R6 genomic window:
- a CDS encoding YtxH domain-containing protein, with protein MKANKIALGLLGGIAAGAVVGILFAPAKGADTRKKIQQKGSDYADNLKDKLENLSGSLKNNYEKIVHNGKDLVAESRSKFDDIKSINP; from the coding sequence ATGAAAGCAAATAAAATCGCATTAGGCCTATTAGGCGGTATAGCCGCAGGAGCAGTTGTAGGAATATTGTTTGCACCTGCAAAAGGAGCAGATACAAGAAAAAAAATTCAGCAAAAAGGCAGTGATTATGCCGATAATTTGAAAGATAAATTGGAAAATCTATCTGGGTCATTAAAAAACAATTATGAAAAAATTGTTCATAATGGAAAAGACTTAGTTGCTGAAAGTAGATCAAAATTTGATGATATTAAAAGCATCAATCCTTGA
- a CDS encoding lmo0937 family membrane protein, with protein MSNLLYTVAVILVIFWAIGFFAYSAGSIIHILLVIALIAVILRIIQGRKVL; from the coding sequence ATGAGTAATCTTCTTTATACAGTAGCAGTAATACTAGTTATTTTTTGGGCAATCGGATTCTTTGCCTATAGTGCAGGATCCATAATACACATTTTACTTGTAATTGCATTAATTGCAGTAATATTAAGAATAATTCAAGGCAGAAAAGTTTTATAA
- a CDS encoding peptidase M23, which yields MKKSILTLAIATFMIGSIVTSCKPNTEKEQAAQDSVDSAKVAVTDAENDLDEAKRVATAEEWQAFKDSTNVKIEENNAKIAELKLKIKKTGKDIDKAYQRNIDTIEQKNKNLKAKMDSYKNDVNSDWQSFKREFNHDMDELGQSLKDFTVNNKN from the coding sequence ATGAAAAAATCAATTTTAACCCTTGCAATTGCAACTTTCATGATCGGATCAATAGTCACGAGTTGTAAACCAAACACAGAAAAAGAACAAGCTGCACAAGATAGTGTTGACAGTGCAAAAGTTGCAGTAACAGATGCAGAAAACGATTTGGACGAAGCCAAAAGAGTCGCAACAGCTGAAGAATGGCAAGCATTTAAAGATAGTACCAATGTAAAAATTGAAGAAAACAATGCCAAAATAGCCGAATTGAAATTGAAAATCAAAAAAACGGGAAAAGACATCGATAAAGCATATCAAAGAAACATCGATACAATTGAACAAAAAAATAAGAATCTAAAAGCAAAAATGGATTCCTATAAAAATGATGTCAATAGCGATTGGCAATCTTTTAAGAGAGAATTCAACCATGATATGGATGAACTTGGACAAAGCTTAAAAGACTTCACCGTAAATAACAAAAATTAA
- a CDS encoding CsbD family protein, giving the protein MNTTELKGNWDEQKGKLKQKFAALTDNDLLFVEGKKDEMLGKLQIKLGKTKEELHKIIQDL; this is encoded by the coding sequence ATGAACACAACAGAACTAAAAGGAAACTGGGACGAGCAAAAAGGAAAATTGAAACAAAAATTTGCTGCCTTAACGGATAATGATTTATTATTTGTTGAAGGAAAAAAAGACGAAATGCTGGGAAAACTTCAAATTAAATTGGGTAAAACCAAAGAAGAACTTCACAAAATTATTCAAGATCTTTAA
- a CDS encoding low affinity iron permease family protein, translating to MNKIYNHSENLFEKLVSVATTILGNSISFLIALCLVLFWWINSLFIKNDAHLIIGDIIFGVTFLSLFIIQKSFNRFSASLNLKINELVSSHETASNAVLNAEIKTEKEITELSKEYSDLAEQIKELDDECKVEFNKELDKALDTEENHIREK from the coding sequence ATGAATAAAATATACAACCATTCCGAAAATCTTTTCGAAAAATTGGTATCTGTGGCAACAACTATATTAGGAAACTCCATTTCGTTTTTAATAGCATTATGTTTAGTGCTTTTCTGGTGGATCAATAGTTTATTCATAAAAAATGACGCACATCTTATTATCGGGGATATCATTTTTGGTGTTACTTTCCTGAGTTTATTCATTATCCAAAAATCGTTCAATCGATTCTCAGCTTCCTTGAATCTAAAAATAAATGAATTAGTGTCCTCTCATGAAACCGCCAGTAATGCCGTATTGAATGCCGAAATCAAGACCGAAAAGGAAATCACCGAATTATCCAAAGAATACTCTGACTTAGCAGAACAAATTAAGGAATTGGATGATGAATGTAAAGTAGAGTTTAACAAAGAACTTGATAAGGCCTTGGATACAGAAGAAAATCATATCAGAGAAAAATAA
- a CDS encoding MlaD family protein produces MYKESGFTWKLGMFVTIGLILFVGTIYFVGKQKNLFGSTFTLQSQFKTVSGLKVGNNVRFSGINVGTVSEIELITDSAVVVKLVIKDEVRRFIKTDAKASIGSDGLMGDKVLTISPGTTSKSTVKDNATIASLTAIEIEDIMKGVKTTVDNAAVITDQLAEFSFKINNGKGTLSKLLMDEHMGNKLDATMTNLEKGTKGFDDNMEAAKHNFLLKGYFNKKEKAEAKKQEEIQKEKDKAKKQEEKQKEKDLKAKAN; encoded by the coding sequence ATGTATAAAGAATCAGGATTTACATGGAAGTTAGGAATGTTTGTAACAATCGGATTGATTCTCTTTGTTGGCACCATATACTTTGTTGGAAAACAGAAAAATTTATTTGGATCAACTTTTACGCTGCAATCACAATTCAAAACTGTATCAGGACTGAAGGTGGGAAATAATGTTCGATTCTCAGGTATAAATGTAGGGACCGTAAGTGAAATTGAACTCATTACTGATTCTGCTGTTGTAGTCAAATTAGTGATTAAAGATGAAGTTCGACGCTTTATAAAAACAGACGCCAAAGCCAGCATCGGTTCTGATGGTCTGATGGGCGATAAAGTACTGACTATATCTCCAGGAACAACATCAAAAAGTACTGTAAAAGACAATGCTACAATTGCCTCGCTCACAGCAATTGAAATCGAGGATATCATGAAAGGGGTAAAAACGACAGTAGATAATGCCGCTGTAATTACGGATCAATTGGCCGAGTTCAGTTTTAAAATAAACAATGGAAAAGGAACTTTATCCAAACTGTTAATGGATGAGCATATGGGCAACAAATTGGATGCAACTATGACAAACCTAGAAAAAGGAACCAAAGGTTTTGATGATAATATGGAAGCAGCAAAACACAACTTTTTGCTGAAAGGCTATTTCAATAAAAAAGAAAAAGCCGAGGCCAAGAAACAAGAAGAGATTCAAAAAGAAAAAGACAAAGCCAAGAAACAAGAAGAAAAACAAAAGGAAAAAGATTTAAAAGCAAAAGCTAACTAA
- a CDS encoding ABC transporter ATP-binding protein, translating to MTQAKPLKNKKTATDSVETILELKNVCKSFGDNDVLKGINLSVKKGENLVILGRSGSGKSIAIKCLVGLIHVDEGEIKIFGTDITELRNDDLNDIRVRIGFLFQNGALYDSMTVRQNLEFTLKHHSPHVSSAEVDEAILEALESVGLEEAIDKMPSELSGGMRKRIGLARTIIIKPEIILYDEPTTGLDAITSREISELILYVQKKYKTTSIIITHDMACAKITANRIMIIKDGVICAEGSYAELEKSEDEWVRSFFI from the coding sequence ATGACACAGGCAAAACCATTAAAGAATAAAAAAACGGCGACAGATTCAGTAGAAACAATCCTAGAACTGAAAAATGTTTGCAAATCTTTTGGGGATAATGATGTTCTTAAAGGCATTAATTTATCTGTAAAAAAAGGAGAGAATTTGGTCATTTTAGGCCGATCAGGTTCTGGAAAATCAATAGCTATAAAATGTTTAGTAGGTTTAATTCATGTTGATGAAGGTGAAATAAAAATTTTTGGAACCGATATCACCGAACTAAGGAATGATGATTTAAACGACATCAGAGTTCGAATAGGTTTTCTTTTTCAAAATGGTGCTTTATATGATTCCATGACTGTTAGACAGAATTTGGAGTTTACTTTAAAACACCACTCTCCACATGTATCCTCTGCTGAAGTTGACGAAGCCATTCTAGAAGCACTGGAAAGTGTAGGCTTAGAAGAAGCCATTGACAAAATGCCTTCGGAATTGTCTGGCGGTATGCGAAAAAGAATTGGTTTAGCCAGAACAATTATTATCAAGCCTGAAATCATTTTGTATGACGAACCTACCACAGGTTTGGACGCTATAACCTCAAGAGAAATTAGTGAACTGATATTGTATGTTCAAAAAAAATACAAAACAACTTCTATTATTATTACTCATGATATGGCCTGCGCCAAAATTACAGCAAACCGAATTATGATTATAAAAGATGGCGTAATCTGCGCAGAAGGCAGTTATGCCGAATTAGAAAAAAGTGAAGACGAATGGGTTCGTTCATTTTTCATTTAA
- a CDS encoding ABC transporter permease, translating into MNSSAKIIKVSIVKTYLKNIFEDIGKATLFTTRFFKEVAKTSFEFKEFLWQCYAIGYKSLPIVSITAFIMGLVLTIQSRPTMAKFGAESWLPSMVGLSLIREIVPVITALICAGKIASGIGAELGSMKVTEQIDAMEVSAINPYKYLVVTRIMATTIMIPILVIYADFIGVFGGYIGYNIHENMGFYRYFSNVLEHLEFLDILPAIVKTFFFGFAIGLVGCYKGFNAENGTESVGKAANTAVVTASLSIFILDMIAVQITDLFY; encoded by the coding sequence ATGAATAGTTCTGCAAAAATTATAAAAGTATCGATTGTAAAAACCTATCTGAAAAACATTTTTGAAGATATTGGAAAGGCTACACTATTTACAACACGATTTTTTAAAGAAGTTGCGAAGACCTCCTTCGAATTCAAAGAATTTCTTTGGCAGTGTTATGCTATTGGATACAAATCCTTACCCATTGTAAGTATTACTGCTTTTATAATGGGTTTGGTACTTACCATACAATCTCGCCCAACAATGGCGAAGTTTGGTGCCGAATCATGGTTACCCAGTATGGTTGGGCTTTCACTAATACGGGAAATTGTACCCGTAATCACGGCATTAATTTGTGCCGGGAAAATTGCGTCTGGAATAGGAGCAGAATTGGGTTCTATGAAAGTTACTGAACAAATTGATGCGATGGAAGTTTCAGCTATAAATCCTTATAAATATTTAGTGGTAACCAGAATTATGGCAACCACAATTATGATTCCAATTTTGGTCATTTACGCAGATTTCATTGGAGTTTTTGGTGGATATATAGGTTACAACATTCATGAAAATATGGGTTTTTACCGTTATTTCTCCAATGTATTAGAACATCTTGAATTTCTGGACATTCTACCGGCGATAGTAAAGACTTTTTTCTTCGGATTTGCTATTGGTCTAGTGGGCTGCTATAAAGGATTTAATGCCGAAAATGGAACTGAAAGTGTTGGAAAAGCAGCAAACACAGCAGTAGTTACCGCTTCTTTAAGCATCTTCATCCTTGATATGATTGCCGTGCAAATAACCGACTTATTTTATTAA
- a CDS encoding PA2169 family four-helix-bundle protein, protein MNKKKSIDALNAFIGINKNRFESYIMASKQINEYDLITLFTGFQEKNKQYKAELVSEILKLGGKPTMESPMILLVSKIYREVRSKFRIKDREDILNRCEYDADVTLKKYTTVLNNNIEHLSPKHQNIINAQHQSIKKDHDTLKGLGDLMVTCRRFNLETQT, encoded by the coding sequence ATGAATAAGAAAAAATCTATTGATGCATTAAATGCTTTTATCGGGATAAATAAAAACCGATTTGAAAGTTACATAATGGCCTCGAAGCAAATCAATGAATACGATTTAATAACGTTGTTTACAGGATTTCAAGAAAAAAACAAACAATACAAAGCCGAATTGGTTTCTGAAATTCTAAAATTAGGAGGAAAACCGACTATGGAATCCCCCATGATTTTATTAGTTTCTAAAATTTACAGGGAAGTAAGATCAAAATTTAGAATTAAAGATCGTGAAGATATTCTAAACAGATGTGAATACGATGCTGATGTCACCCTAAAAAAATACACCACTGTTTTGAATAATAATATAGAGCATTTGTCTCCAAAGCATCAAAACATAATTAATGCACAACATCAATCCATAAAGAAAGATCATGATACCTTAAAAGGTCTTGGTGATTTGATGGTGACTTGCAGAAGATTCAATTTAGAAACTCAAACCTAA